In Marmota flaviventris isolate mMarFla1 chromosome 17, mMarFla1.hap1, whole genome shotgun sequence, a single genomic region encodes these proteins:
- the Cyb5d2 gene encoding neuferricin: MQSTCGRGLLLSLAVVAAAVLAARLMGWWGPRAVFRLFIPEELARYRGRPGDPGLYLALLGRVYDVSSGRRHYEPGAHYSGFAGRDASRAFVTGDYTEAGLVDDVIDLSFSEMLILQNWLLFYEKNYVFVGRVIGRFYGEDGQPTPELIQVEAMMVKGLEANKREQKEKQKFPPCNAEWSATKGSRFWCSQKSGGVSRDWIGVPRKLYKPGAKEPRCVCVRTTGPPSDQLPDNPTHTNRGDLDDPNLGEYTGCPPLAITCSFPL, from the exons ATGCAGAGCACCTGCGGGCGTGGACTCTTGCTGAGCCTGGCTGTGGTGGCGGCGGCAGTGTTGGCAGCACGGCTAATGGGCTGGTGGGGTCCCCGCGCCGTCTTTCGCCTTTTCATACCGGAGGAGCTGGCCCGGTACCGCGGCAGGCCAGGGGATCCGGGCCTTTACTTGGCATTGCTCGGCCGCGTCTACGACGTGTCCTCTGGCCGAAGGCACTACGAGCCTGGGGCACACTATAGCGGCTTTGCAG GCCGAGATGCATCCAGAGCATTTGTGACTGGAGACTACACTGAAGCAGGCCTTGTGGATGATGTAATTGATCTGTCCTTCTCTGAGATGCTGATACTTCAAAATTGGCTTTTATTCTATGAGAAGAATTATGTTTTTGTTG GAAGGGTGATAGGAAGATTCTATGGAGAAGATGGGCAGCCAACCCCAGAACTGATTCAGGTGGAAGCCATGATGGTCAAAGGCCTGGAGGCAAATAAACGGGAACAGAAAGAGAAGCAGAAGTTCCCACCCTGCAATGCTGAGTGGAGTGCCACCAAGGGTAGCCGGTTCTGGTGTTCCCAAAAGAG TGGAGGTGTGAGCAGAGACTGGATTGGCGTCCCCAGAAAGCTATATAAGCCAGGAGCCAAGGAACCCCGCTGTGTTTGTGTGAGAACAACCGGCCCCCCTAGTGACCAGCTGCCTGACAACCCTACACACACAAATCGTGGGGACTTGGATGACCCCAACTTGGGGGAATACACAGGCTGCCCGCCTCTGGCCATCACATGCTCCTTCCCACTCTAA